A stretch of DNA from Mycobacterium senriense:
TAGACCGGGTCGCTACTTTGGGATGCGGGCGTCCTCGTAGCGGACGGCCGCCACCATAGCCGCGGTGAGCACGATCAGCAATGGCACGAACACCAGTGGGTACGCGGCGACTGCGGCCATGGCGATGAGCGAGCCCGGCACCATCAACGCCAACGCGGCCGTCGGATGCTTCTCGCTCAAAGTGACGATCCTCGCGGGCACCGCGAAAGCTACCGCGGCCTGCTGATACCGATCCGGCCAATCTCCGTAATACGGGCAGCGGGTCTCCAAGCCGCAACCCGTGCAGTTGCGCCCATAGGAGTACCGGGTTTTGAGGCCGCAGCCCATGCAGGTGTGCGTGGTCATCCGGGCCATGCTCTCATTGCGTCGAGCGGCCATTGCGGGCGAGGCGTTGCCCGGCATCCGCTGCGCTCCCTTTCGCCGGGCGTGATGCGCGGAATTAATGACGGGTTCCGGGCGGCGTCCGGGCCCTAATGACCTCCGGCCGGCTGCCCCTCGTCTCACAGCTGGACATCGGCTGAATTTGATTGTCTTGCAATGCCTCCTGGCGGATTGAAAGTCGAAATCGCCTCAAGCGGATCCGGCGCCGATCCCCCTCGTCCGTGCCCTGTTACGACAACGGCGCACCGAAGAATGGATCGGACTCATCAGCCGTCGGGATGTCTCTTGGCTTGCTGGCATCTAACGTCCCGGACTAGAAGGCGCTGACACCCAGAATCGGCAAAGCCGGACCCTCCCGGGAGTAGGCCGACCCCGAATGATCAACTACCGCTTTGCCCTCTTCGTTCGTGCCGGCGGGGTAGCGGTGTCGGCAGCGCCGGGGCTGAGGACGGCCGGGATGACGAAGTTGCGCAATGTTGCGCGCCTGTCCAAGCGGGCATCGTGCTGCCCCTCGGCGAGGTGATCCATCAGCAGCATTTGCGCAACCCGCACCAGCCAGTCGGCGACCGCGTCGGGATCGAGTTGCTCGCGCAGCTCGCCGTTTGCCTTCGCCGCATCGACGTAAGGTCGCAGCGTCTGTCGGATCCGATCCCGGAAGGCTGTGGATGCCGCCGCGGCCACTGTCATGGTGAGGCTTTCCGCCGAGAACAGCACACGCAGCCATCGTGATTTCTCCACGGCAGCGATCGCACCATCGAGAGCGTCAAGCAGCCGGTTGCTGAATGGCCGGTTGCCATTCAGCGTCTGCTCCGCCCCCTCGATCACGCTGGCCGACTCACGCAGCATCACAAACGCCAGCACGTCGTCGCGCGACCCGAAGTAGCGATACACCGTCGTCCGGTGCACTGAGGCTTCCTTGGCGATGTCGTCGACCGTAGTGCGGCTGACGCCGTGCCGCTCATAGCACGTCTCGGCCGCATCGAGCAGGCGACTGCGGGCCTGGTCGTCATCGATCGGCGGGCGATCGCCCCAAGTCCCGGAGCGGGCCGCTTTTTCAGTGACCCGGAGTCGACTAGGTGTCACTATTTGACCTCGGATTGCGCGGCGCCGGGCAGGCAGGTCCACAGCCGCCGCTGCGCACATCGATTCGCATCTCGCTATGAATCTCCCTTCGAGGCAGTAACGCGCACAACAACAACGTAGCGAACAACGCCTTGCATCCGAAGTCTGATGGCGCAACTCTGTAAGGTCTGATTCCCGACGCCATTCCACCGCTGCCTGACCTAGTGCACGCACAGGCGCCGCCGCTGCGTTGACCGGGATTGCTTCTTGTCGGACGACACCGGCCGAAAGAGGGACTAACGCCCTTCGTCACCTTGCCGGCAGGCAAAGGATTACGGGAGCTAGCGGCGTTAATGCGCGCTGGCCTGACCCCGATCGGTTGATCCATGTCGACGAGTTCACGGGGTCAGG
This window harbors:
- a CDS encoding TetR/AcrR family transcriptional regulator, with amino-acid sequence MDLPARRRAIRGQIVTPSRLRVTEKAARSGTWGDRPPIDDDQARSRLLDAAETCYERHGVSRTTVDDIAKEASVHRTTVYRYFGSRDDVLAFVMLRESASVIEGAEQTLNGNRPFSNRLLDALDGAIAAVEKSRWLRVLFSAESLTMTVAAAASTAFRDRIRQTLRPYVDAAKANGELREQLDPDAVADWLVRVAQMLLMDHLAEGQHDARLDRRATLRNFVIPAVLSPGAADTATPPARTKRAKR